GAACAGAGAGCGGGCACCGAGCTACTCCACGACCGGCGTTCGTGACTAGACAAGTTGCGGCGATGGAGACTTGAAGAAAAGGAGTGGTTCCACGTTGGCGTCAACACAATAAGGCACGTGCTTGAAGGCGGatgctgaggactatgtcaagctgCTGGGAGGCATAGAAGTAGGGAGGCCTGTATTGTCTTGGCAAGGACGACGTGTGCATGAATGGCGACGGCGGCAACGCCCCGCGTCCCAGGCCTCATCAGGCCCCTGCACCTTGTCCGCCTCCACGCCTGCTGCCCTTCTTTTTCAGGGACGCCTGCTTTACCTTCCTTTTCAGGCGGTGGGCTTGCGGTGTCACTGAGTTGATTTTTTGGGCGGCCGCCTTCGTCAGACTTCCACCTCCGCCGTCTCCGGCAGCTTTTCGTACGGATCCATGCGGCGTCGGCAGCGGCGAAAAAGGGCGAAAATTAAGGTGGAGAGTGGCGAGATGATAGGTAAGAGGGCTGAGAAAGAGAGGTTTTAAGGATCGGTGTTGGAAATGCTCTAATGTTACGATATGGTTCCACCTTCCACGTCTAGAATAGAAAGTCTCCTCCGTGGTGCAGCCAAATCGTTCCACAACCAAACACGCGGATGACTGTAAAATGTGGAACTGACACCTCACATTTCATCACATGGGCTCAACCAAACACGTCCCTGATTTGTCAACCAAGCGCACCCTTGATCGGGAAGAACATATGAACGTGCGTCATCTGTGTTTCTGTATAATTACTCCGTTTTTACCTAGAAGTTGCTGTGAGGATTTCTCTACTGTTTTGGCCTAAAAGAAGAATCACCTCCATTTTTACTCCTGTTCGAGTTTTTCCCCTTCCCCCAAGCTTCTCCTGCCTCCCCGTGTTTGATTTTGCCTTTCTCAGGAGATAATTCGGTGCACCTGCGGAGGGAGACGGGCGGCAGCGGTCAAGGTTGAGGACTGGCGCGAGAAAGTCCAGCCCGCTGGCTGCTGCCGAGCCGATGACCACACTCGTTCCTCACACAGTCGCGCTCCGTGACAAGCCTTCCGTGACGGCCACTGCAATGTCACGCACAAAAACAACCATTTCCCTTGCTTAATTGTTAAGTAAACGGCGGTGATCGCCATCGTTTCACGAGCAAGTAAACTAAATCTAAAACTAGCGCGACGTCGACGTCAAAAAAGAACCATCTTTTAAGAGGAACGTAGTAGTATTTTTTTAGCAGTATATAAGTAGAAGGCAGTAATTGTTTTTAGAGAGGTAGAGTAATCCGGTAGTACGCGGTATGTCGGGTCAGATCGCTTAGCTTAGAGTATCTATAGCCGGACGCCTCAAACCGGTCTCAAACACCCAAACAACCCGCCCAATCACTAACCGGTCAGGTTTTTTGACCCAACCGGGTGCCTCAAACGGCCCTTAAATGACCGGGCTATTCGGCGCCCCTCATATCTAGCCCAAATATGAGGTGGATATGGATGCGCTCGTGCACGTCCGCCACGTCAGCCCGGCCCATCCCGACCCCACTCCGTCCCCACAATATCCCCAATCCGAAAATTCCAACTCACTTCACTCTCGATCCGTCTCTTTTTATNNNNNNNNNNNNNNNNNNNNNNNNNNNNNNNNNNNNNNNNNNNNNNNNNNNNNNNNNNNNNNNNNNNNNNNNNNNNNNNNNNNNNNNNNNNNNNNNNNNNNNNNNNNNNNNNNNNNNNNNNNNNNNNNNNNNNNNNNNNNNNNNNNNNNNNNNNNNNNNNNNNNNNNNNNNNNNNNNNNNNNNNNNNNNNNNNNNNNNNNNNNNNNNNNNNNNNNNNNNNNNNNNNNNNNNNNNNNNNNNNNNNNNNNNNNNNNNNNNNNNNNNNNNNNNNNNNNNNNNNNNNNNNNNNNNNNNNNNNNNNNNNNNNNNNNNNNNNNNNNNNNNNNCCATGTCGAGCGCTGGCAGCCGCTTCTCCTCCGACTCCAACGAGGATCAAGCCCTCCGCGTTGCCCTCGAGAGGTCCAAGGTGGACACGGGTGGCAGTTCTAGATCGACCTCGCCTCTCCCCCGCCGCCGCAGCGAGGAAGCCGGCACTGGCTCCTCCCGACCCGCGCTTGGCTCCGCGCGGGGTGCTTAGTCGGTGCCTCCCCCACGCCGTCCCCTGGCCCCATCGTCTGTTGCTCCCCCACGCGGGCAACGGTGGGTACTTGTGCCCGCCCCGCCGGTCCGGACATGCACGCCGGGGTCAGAGGCGCGCGCCGCCTGCCGCGAGAGGCAGCGGGCAAGGGAGAGGGATGCAGCAGAGAGTtctgtccgccgccgccgcgggtTACCCGCGGAGCCCGACAAGGACGAGCGGCTCCTCGCGCGGGTCTACCGCCGGTTGCTAACGACAGCGGAGACAGACGCTCGGCGGCTCCGCCGGAAGAATGTGAAGGATCTTCGGCTAGCTATCGAGCAGTCCGAGCGCTAGGCCAGTGAGAAGGTGACGGAGGTGGCTCGGCTGGCGAAGCTCAAGCGGCAGCAGGACTAGGCCGTCTGACGCCTTAAGGGCCTCGtcatcgtctcctcctcctcctccgacggctTCTTTTCCGACGACTCGGACGATCCTCTACCAGCCACCGACGGCTACAGCTGCGCCAATGACGGGAAGGGGAAGGGGCCGACCCAGAAGTGGTGAAGATCCGtttttttcaatttaatttcaagtTTTAGATGTAGTTTCAAGTTATCCGTCGTTTATGTGAACTTTGGTGGTCGTTTGAGCATCCGATCTTTTGGTGAAAGTATTGTGCTTGTTTGTGTCTGTTTGCCGATCTACATAGTTGATCGACATTTACAGTTTATTATGGATATATGAGATCGGATCAGATACACGGATATGAGCGATGCTATTATAAAAAGTGCCGGGTCAGTGCCTGTGAACACGTCACGATGagtccgcgggcgtttgaggagTCGTATTTATCCTTTTGGGGTGTAGATGCTGTTAGGCCGAACGCCCAACCACTAGGTACGTACTACTGCTAGCACCAAAACAACCTTCGGCGTGTCAACGTCGCCGTAATAAATCGTTGCAGCAAAGAACGTCACGGGGCTTGACTTGGCCAGCAATGGCACACTCGATACTGTGCAAATACAATGGAGTAAGCATTGATTAGTCCCGCAGAAACGCGAGGGTGGATAGGCCAGCCAGTAGGGCGCGCGCGCGGAAAACTGGACCGGTTCTTCCATAGGGCGCCCACAGGTTGGGTTGGCACGTAGCCGAACCGAGCAAACCCCTCCGCGCTAAGCAAAACCACCCCCCACCCATCCAGTGGCGGCACGCGACCGCGCTTGGACGTCACGTCGCCCCGTCGTTGCCCGAACCCAACAAAACCCTCCCAATCCCCACCGCCCACCTCCCCAGCACGGGGCTATaaagccggcgccaccaccggccggATGATACCTGTGACACGCACACACACTCCACGCTCGCGCCCAGGAAAGCAAGCGACACCGCACAACAAGCAACAAGTTCTGTTCAGGTTGGAGGTCGAGTGGGACCGAATGGCGTCGGCGCCGGTGGAGTTCCTGGGCGCGCGGGAGGGCGGGGTCGGCGGGGACGCGCTCTATTGCGCCATCATCCTCTGGCTCTCCGTCATGTCGTGGATCATCTTCACCTGCGTCGGCAGCGACGACGGCGGGAGGCGCCGGAGGGGCCGCCGCGACACCAAGGTCTTCGTCGGCGCCGAGCGCCTCTGCGACGGCACCGGGCCCCACTGCAGCGGCGGATACGGCCTCTGCGGGTCCTGCGTCGACTAGCCTCCCCCTCCAAATCGTCCGTTTGGTTCGTCGTAATCGAGAGTCGAAAGCACTAGTAGTAGTATCATCTATCTATGGTGTGGTGTGATGAAGAACTCCTCTCTCCTTCTCCGGGGAGCTCCGTTCTTGTAGCATGTAAATAGTTTCAGCGATCGATGATGATCGACGAGATGAGCAAGTATGATCTGGTAGCAGTATGAGTTTCTCCCCTTTGTGAAGACAATAAGAGGGAGCTAGCGTCTGGTCCTGGTTCCTGTTTTGGCCGCAAGAATTTGTCTCGATTGACTCGTCCTGTTCTTCTCTTTCTCGCTCGATCATGCGCGAATTTCGCAATCGCGAGAGGTGCTTTCTCTTCCGAGTGGACGATTTGCGTTTGGTCTAGTGCCGCTGCTTTCTGTTGTGGGGAGCATAATTGATTGCGGATAATTGTAGAGATATCATTTTCAAGTGGACTATCTGCACGGGTTGGTTGGGGGGGTTGGGCGGATTTAATTTGGGTTAGCAAGCCCAGGCTCCTCCTCTGGTAGTGGTGGATCAGGCGGCAGGAATTAATTACTTGCCGTGGAGTGAAATCCGCGGCTGTGTATAGTACTCTGTGACTGTGACTGTGACACCCGGGACATGAGCCTGTCGTGAGTGCCCAGTTACTACAGAACGTCAGGATGTATCTGTCCAAAAAATATAAATGTTCTATATTTTTTTCTGAATCGGATGTTGGTCTTAGACACGTTTTAGTTTTTatatgtttgttcactcattttagtCTGAATATGGTATATATTGAAATATTCAAAACATCTGATAttggtgaacagagggagtatttattgGCTCTCTATGAAGATAAGGATACAATTCGTAAGGAAGAAGTGATCAAAAATAACGGGTCGGCATAGGAGATATGATGTGTCGGAGGCAATAGGCACAGGGAAGTCAAGATCTTCCAAGATAAACCCATTCCGATGCCTATAAAATCAGGGCATTCCTTTTCTCCGTCCAATTCTTTTCCCCGCAAAACAAACATCAGCTTGGCCAATCACACTTCTGGCAAAAACTTATGCAGGTAATAAAAGACATTTTTTTGCTAGTAGTTGTTGTTGTAAGGTAGTTGGGAATGGGTCCAGAACTTGTTTTTGGAAGATATCTGGATTGGAGATAGACACATAAGTTGCCAAAAAAAAAAAAGAGATAGAGCCATGTGTAAGTTGTTTCCTAAACTGTACGTATGTGTAACCATCTGCTTGCTGTTTGTGATGGGGCAACGCTGTCAGAAAAAAGTCCTGTGGAGACTTACCAAGCCTGGCTTGTTCTACTAGCTGAAATTCTTCATCGTTCCTTAAAATATAGATCAATGTTTGTTCCATATGTACAAATGTGGATGTCGGATTTCCACTTACAATTTTTCTATAACATTATCTCTATTGCAGAAGTCCTTCCACATGTTGCAAAAAgttaaaacaaaaaaaattctgcaACATCATCTGTGTTGCAGAAGTTCTTCCGCAACAATACCCATGTTGGCAAAAAGTTAAGACAAAAAATTTCTGCAACGTCATCTGTGTTGCAAAAGTCCATCCGCAACGACACTCATGTTTCAAAAGAGTTCAGACGAAAAAAACTCGACAACAGAACCTTAGTTGCAAATGTTTCTGCAACAAGAGGTCTGTTGCAATGGAGAGGAAGGGGCCGGGCCACTAGATGGCCCCGATCAAATGCATGCATAGGCGGCGGATCTTTTAAAAAAATCCGCCGACCGACGCATAGCGTCCCCCAAAAGTTTACCTTATTCATTAATTAAGAAGGACTAGAACAagagtttgcaagaaagtaaaagattgttACAAAACTCTCCCAATATTAGTGCCCTAAATATTCTCAAACGTTGACTTCAGTTTTTCTGTCTCCCCGAGTGAAAACGCCATCATCATCATTTAGTGCGATGCACGGATCTCAGAGCAAAGAAGAAAGACATGTTGGGCAGATCTCATTCGCGCTAAAATAAAAGGAGCGTGAACACTAGGGcccattgtcgtggttctaagtctgacagtagtgtaggggggtaggtatggagaggcaagatcctaactatggagtagttgtatacacaaggggtttacgagttcaggcccttctcggaggaagtaacaaccctacgtctcggagcccggaggcggtcgactggattatatgtgtatgagttacaggggtgcgaaccctttacactgaggaggggtggcttatatagagtccgccagacccctccggccctcagttatgcagggtttaagatacattaagattggacgttactggtaacactacacataaagtgctatgatgcccataaaagctacttaatggccGATCgttggcgtgcagagtgactttaggtctcctgaatgtcgagtggatggcttcatggtcgagtggttagcttcatggtcgagtgtcttcgagtctgtcgagtggaacacttctgagtcgattgacatgtggtttcttctagagatgtccttgggtagggtagtttggacaggtccatgaccctaccctaggtacatagcttcatcattagcccccgaatggatcgaggtttgagtggggaaggagttgagaatccttccgacccatttttcgtgctatgagtatgtcttgttctggatcaatgaactttaggtgacggcaccaacttctttttcagtcgccttgatccattctttgtatccgtcgagtgaTGTTTTTACTTGGAGAGCTCCGAGCGACAGATCGGAGGAGATCTTTCAtctgacgagttgttctgcaacccgcggatttagcgggattcgtatttcgggaagcgcgcggggcggaggaggccgcggtaatcggatgggataaggcagggatgcctcgatctccgtgccacctttttcgccacgtatcgcgcgtgcgactgttgcgggatttgacaggatcgcccgggcctacaagtcagtcactcggaagtaacctcatataaggcgtcggacggTTTTTTTTAACAGTGTGTTCTCATTTCCTCCTCCCTTCTCCAGATTTATCCGCCGCGTTTGCTTCCGCCTCAGCGCCGCTGCCTCGTGCGCATCTCGCCAAcgacgatggtgaaagagaagacggaggcgctggagcgggcgaagaaagctACGGTGAAGGCAAAGGGAAGGGCGACTAGTCGAGGCGGATCTTCATCGAGGGCCGGCCTGCcgcaggtgtaacgccccggattcgatgcgccaggtgtctgccagttattcgtcatcattgccatgtcatttgcttgcgtgttgcattttatcatgtcatcatgtgcatttcattttgcatacgtgtacgtctcttgcatccgagccttttccccgttgtccgttttgcaatccggcgctcctatgccctccggcgttccccttttgtctcctgttgtgagtgggtgttaaactttctcggaatggcccgaggcttgccaagtggccttggtatagcaccggtagaccgcatgtcaagtttcgtgtcatttggaggtcgtttggtactccaacggttaaccgggtaaccgcaaaagcctccttctctttgcagcccaacaccccctccaaagtggcacaaaacccatctaactcccctccatgctctcggtcgttcgatcacgatcgcgtggccgaaaaccgctccttatttggactctcctagctccctctacctataaaactagcccctcccccgaattTTGCGGATGAATTCGTGgatgaaccctagccccgctctcctcgcgccgccgcacacgtccgcccgagccggacatgtccgccggacacctcACCCCGACCAATCGCGATGCGACacgtcacctccgccgccgccccgcccaaccgcgcgccgccacctcagcccgcctctctctcctccgcgccgCGGCCCGCGNNNNNNNNNNNNNNNNNNNNNNNNNNNNNNNNNNNNNNNNNNNNNNNNNNNNNNNNNNNNNNNNNNNNNNNNNNNNNNNNNNNNNNNNNNNNNNNNNNNNNNNNNNNNNNNNNNNNNNNNNNNNNNNNNNNNNNNNNNNNNNNNNNNNNNNNNNNNNNNNNNNNNNNNNNNNNNNNNNNNNNNNNNNNNNNNNNNNNNNNNNNNNNNNNNNNNNNNNNNNNNNNNNNNNNNNNNNNNNNNNNNNNNNNNNNNNNNNNNNNNNNNNNNNNNNNNNNNNNNNNNNNNNNNNNNNNNNNNNNNNNNNNNNNNNNNNNNNNNNNNNNNNNNNNNNNNNNNNNNNNNNNNNNNNNNNNNNNNNNNNNNNNNNNNNNNNNNNNNNNNNNNNNNNNNNNNNNNNNNNNNNNNNNNNNNNNNNNNNNNNNNNNNNNNNNNNNNNNNNNNNNNNNNNNNNNNNNNNNNNNNNNNNNNNNNNNNNNNNNNNNNNNNNNNNNNNNNNNNNNNNNNNNNNNNNNNNNgccgcgccgccccgtcgcccctccgcctcgaccgggaccggatctggcgagatccggccggaAGAGCCCCGGATCCGCCTCCCCGGCCCCGTCCCCGACAGCTCCGGCGACCTCACTCCGGTGAACCTCGTAATCCGCGCCCGGATCTGAGATCCcgaaggttgactttcccctccccgaaattcgtctaagtccccagattcagtaattttcatgccatgttcgacgtgctatatctctgcatccttagctccgttttgtgcgtgtaatatgtcaaattgttcgcctcgacgagtacatcatttcattccattgcatcatattcatttgaggtcatcttgatgcctgaatcatcgttgtaagagtgcttcatgatgttttctgatatctgttaacagaacgagctcttttgtcatttttgccatgattgatgtgtgcatcctatgaggttgatgtcttcatgtgttttgatctatgctatgtcttgtttatagaggtgcttaccatgtatttttgtgatcaatgtggtgactagcacaagcatgcaaactaggcatcgtgatattgctgattttagtccctgttctgttgttattttgatgccatgtaaacttgctgctacagagagatccatgcatatttagagatacttcagtaagggtgttttgaacaataggttattgtctatccattcatgccttttttgcaattatggagtagtctagcatgtcatttgagtgctctatttttgcttcaaaatgtttcctggcagattgtttacatgttattcaatttggccaagcttgctatagttgatccttgcatgctatggacttgttcttgacttggtttgtttaacAAACATGTAtttttgatgattctatgcttatcttgccatgcaatgacttgtggtgagtgaatcgagcttgttaagtagtgttcatgatgttactgttttgctaggctgaatctgttatttcgtgatgctatataaacatgcttctactaatcattctatgcataatatagaGATATTCTATAGacatgttttgatatacatgtcatcctctatccatccatgcccctggttgcatttataggttgttgtagcttgttcatatcttgctccaaagttgcttcataatgttactgtcagcctgttaacattaagttcacttgttcccatgtgttttgctaatgtttcatgcaccctatgaccttgctattgccatgcttagcttcacaaatatgtcttcttactgttgggtgccttgccatgccatgtattgctctgtagtgagttgcacaagctcatttacatgccttcata
Above is a window of Triticum dicoccoides isolate Atlit2015 ecotype Zavitan chromosome 5B, WEW_v2.0, whole genome shotgun sequence DNA encoding:
- the LOC119310611 gene encoding uncharacterized protein LOC119310611 encodes the protein MIPVTRTHTPRSRPGKQATPHNKQQVLFRLEVEWDRMASAPVEFLGAREGGVGGDALYCAIILWLSVMSWIIFTCVGSDDGGRRRRGRRDTKVFVGAERLCDGTGPHCSGGYGLCGSCVD